A genomic window from Cydia strobilella chromosome 26, ilCydStro3.1, whole genome shotgun sequence includes:
- the LOC134753063 gene encoding calponin homology domain-containing protein DDB_G0272472-like, which translates to MKLSIALLSVVALVAVSGLPSHQRPVSGCGGTEEVSSSFKKSAASGSSSSLHESGSSSITKRAHGETLIKKAESEREQAQAAHASRQEEAKQRIVKHVGGGVIEHDSSKQASSAQQQKKSSSAARNEELIISGHGSFSKNTEKSAKQDASQSASAASSSSAKRISHSSVEESEKQRSAQSAKKSSAQQNEREELLIRGGSRVENSSKNSKQAQSAQQSASQQQSSSRHSGSSSQSERSSRHSGSSSQSESSNSKNSASKQASASESSEEREERERRERTAVEIEEERRRKASSQASSSSSESEEARRKRVSGSSKETVSFSKNTEKSAKQDASQSASAASSSSAKRISHSSEIEKQKSAQSAKKSSAQQNEREELLIRGGSRVENSSKNSKQAQSAQQSASQQQSSNSKNSASKQASASESSEEREERERRERTAVEIEEERRRKASSQASSSSSESEEARRKRVSGSSKETEEQRKSNTKSSSTSKQSEEESKRSKEKTVIPAHGGTTGVPSIPGSPGHNHLFNLNCLYL; encoded by the exons ATGAAGCTGTCTATAGCTCTTTTGAGCGTGGTG GCTCTCGTAGCCGTCAGCGGCCTGCCATcac ACCAAAGACCAGTATCCGGTTGCGGAGGAACCGAAGAGGTCTCCAGCTCTTTTAAGAAGTCGGCAGCTTCCGGCTCTTCCAGCAGCTTGCATGAGAGTGGCTCCAGCTCTATCACCAAGAGAGCCCATGGAGAGACCCTCATAAAGAAGGCGGAAAGCGAACGCGAGCAAGCACAAGCAGCCCACGCTAGCCGACAAGAAGAAGCTAAGCAAAGGATTGTCAAACACGTTGGAG GAGGCGTCATCGAACATGATTCAAGCAAGCAGGCCAGCTCTGCGCAGCAGCAGAAAAAGTCTTCTTCGGCTGCGAGGAATGAGGAACTGATTATCAGCGGCCATG gGTCATTTAGCAAAAATACGGAGAAAAGTGCTAAGCAAGACGCCTCCCAAAGCGCGTCTGCTGCATCCAGCAGTTCCGCAAAGAGGATTAGCCACTCCAGTG TCGAAGAAAGCGAGAAGCAGAGATCTGCCCAATCAGCCAAGAAGAGCAGCGCACAGCAAAATGAGCGTGAGGAACTCCTCATCCGAGGAGGCAGCCGTGTGGAGAACAGCTCCAAGAACTCCAAGCAGGCGCAGTCAGCTCAGCAATCGGCTAGCCAACAGCAGAG CTCATCGAGACATTCTGGTTCTTCATCACAATCTGAAAG GTCATCGAGACATTCTGGTTCTTCATCACAATCTGAAAG CTCCAACTCCAAGAACTCCGCCAGCAAACAAGCCAGCGCAAGTGAGAGCAGCGAAGAGAGAGAGGAAAGGGAAAGGCGCGAGCGCACCGCCGTGGAAATCGAGGAAGAGAGACGCAGGAAGGCAAGCAGCCAGGCATCTAGCTCCAGCTCTGAGAGCGAAGAGGCCAGGCGTAAGAGAGTCTCTGGGTCTTCAAAG GAGACTGTGTCATTTAGCAAAAATACGGAGAAAAGTGCTAAGCAGGACGCCTCCCAAAGCGCGTCTGCTGCATCCAGCAGTTCCGCAAAGAGGATTAGCCACTCCAGTG AAATCGAGAAACAGAAATCTGCCCAATCAGCCAAGAAGAGCAGCGCACAGCAAAATGAGCGTGAGGAACTCCTCATCCGAGGAGGCAGCCGTGTGGAGAACAGCTCCAAGAACTCCAAGCAGGCGCAGTCAGCTCAGCAATCGGCTAGCCAACAGCAGAG CTCCAACTCCAAGAACTCCGCCAGCAAACAAGCCAGCGCAAGTGAGAGCAGCGAAGAGAGAGAGGAAAGGGAAAGGCGCGAGCGCACCGCCGTGGAAATCGAGGAAGAGAGACGCAGGAAGGCAAGCAGCCAGGCATCTAGCTCCAGCTCTGAGAGCGAAGAGGCCAGGCGTAAGAGAGTCTCTGGGTCTTCAAAG GAGACTGAGGAACAACGCAAGAGTAACACAAAGAGCTCTTCAACTTCTAAACAAAGCGAAGAAGAATCAAAGCGAAGCAAAGAAAAAACTGTAATACCAGCACATGGAGGCACAACTGGCGTCCCAAGCATTCCAGGAAGCCCAggtcataatcatttattcaatCTTAActgtttgtatttgtaa